Proteins encoded within one genomic window of Chitinophaga parva:
- a CDS encoding glycosyltransferase family 2 protein, whose protein sequence is MNTSIDIVIPSFRLEEKYILPILQLPRPAGARVRIYLVVDNPAVQPSMAIRALIDNESVFLHVNPENRGAAITRNTGMEAGSGEWVLFLDDDIIVQENLLQVYATAALEHSDEIGFLGLITFPEPVADFTKAIEASGSMDIFRISLDRDAFAWGATANIMVKRSAIGDVRFSTAYPKSGGGEDVDFFINVRQRNGYRNFRSLPTAVVQHPWWNNDKVSYQRPYRYGIGNSWLPKLNPRYAYYDLLNTPETLLLAVLLGVIISVVRPACIKSMLLLIVGILVVELVASSVQVFKRRGLTSIKICYYVTALRIAHDAGMLVGILKRGEWWRMGQRFHYDGAINKVYFYRSNTYRIIKWVMYPLLWWMAWRAC, encoded by the coding sequence ATGAATACCAGCATAGATATTGTTATTCCATCCTTCCGCCTGGAAGAAAAATATATCCTCCCTATCCTCCAGCTGCCCCGCCCGGCCGGTGCGCGCGTGCGCATTTACCTGGTGGTGGACAATCCTGCCGTACAGCCTTCAATGGCCATCCGTGCATTGATAGACAATGAAAGTGTTTTCCTGCATGTGAACCCGGAGAACCGCGGGGCGGCCATTACCCGCAATACCGGCATGGAAGCGGGCTCCGGGGAGTGGGTCCTGTTCCTGGACGATGATATAATTGTGCAGGAAAACCTGCTGCAGGTGTATGCCACTGCAGCCCTGGAACACAGCGATGAAATTGGTTTTTTGGGATTGATCACTTTCCCCGAGCCGGTGGCAGATTTTACCAAAGCCATTGAGGCCAGCGGCTCCATGGACATTTTCCGCATATCACTGGACCGCGATGCTTTTGCCTGGGGCGCCACGGCAAACATTATGGTAAAGCGCAGCGCCATTGGCGATGTGCGGTTTTCTACAGCGTATCCTAAATCCGGTGGCGGGGAAGACGTGGATTTCTTCATCAACGTGCGCCAGCGGAATGGCTACCGGAACTTCCGCAGCCTGCCCACCGCGGTGGTGCAGCATCCCTGGTGGAACAATGATAAAGTAAGTTACCAGCGTCCTTACCGCTATGGTATTGGCAACAGCTGGCTGCCGAAGCTCAATCCCCGTTATGCCTATTACGATTTGCTCAATACGCCGGAAACCTTACTGCTGGCCGTTTTACTGGGTGTCATAATTAGCGTGGTACGCCCGGCCTGCATAAAAAGTATGTTGCTGCTGATAGTGGGTATACTGGTGGTAGAACTGGTTGCCAGCAGTGTGCAGGTGTTCAAGCGCCGGGGGCTTACCAGCATCAAGATCTGTTATTACGTGACCGCGTTGCGCATTGCGCACGATGCGGGCATGCTGGTGGGAATACTGAAAAGAGGGGAGTGGTGGCGCATGGGGCAGCGCTTTCATTATGATGGTGCTATCAACAAGGTTTATTTCTACCGGTCCAATACGTACCGTATCATCAAGTGGGTGATGTATCCCTTGTTATGGTGGATGGCCTGGCGCGCCTGTTAA
- a CDS encoding glycosyltransferase family 2 protein translates to MENRNITVGILISTYNWPRALDCVLNSLLHQTRPAHEILIADDGSGKETEEVINKYRRLFKVPVKHVWHEDKGFRKSTILNKAMQQAESDYIIQIDGDIILHHRFVHDHLVNARPQRFVQGSRVLLDDSRTREAIEHKLCSFAFFGKGINNRLNALRIPFLSALIKADPESSNNIKACNLAFWRKDYVAVNGYDNLFTGWGFEDHEFAARLINSGIKKERLKLAAVCYHLNHNINSKNWVESNERIYHETLISKRRMSANGLAQC, encoded by the coding sequence ATGGAAAACAGAAATATCACCGTTGGTATTTTGATTTCAACCTACAACTGGCCCAGGGCATTGGATTGTGTGCTAAACAGCTTGTTACATCAAACCCGCCCCGCACATGAGATACTCATTGCAGACGACGGCTCCGGAAAGGAAACGGAAGAGGTGATCAATAAATACAGGCGCCTTTTCAAAGTGCCGGTAAAGCACGTATGGCACGAAGACAAAGGCTTCCGCAAAAGTACCATCCTCAACAAGGCCATGCAGCAGGCAGAGTCGGATTATATCATCCAGATAGACGGCGACATCATCCTGCACCATCGCTTTGTGCACGACCACCTGGTGAATGCACGCCCACAGCGCTTTGTGCAGGGCAGCCGCGTACTGCTGGACGATAGCCGCACCCGCGAAGCCATTGAACATAAATTGTGCAGCTTTGCCTTCTTTGGCAAAGGCATCAACAACCGCCTGAACGCACTGCGCATCCCTTTCCTCTCGGCCCTCATCAAAGCCGATCCCGAAAGCTCTAACAATATTAAAGCGTGCAACCTGGCCTTCTGGAGAAAAGACTACGTGGCGGTAAATGGCTACGACAACCTCTTTACCGGCTGGGGCTTTGAAGACCATGAATTTGCAGCAAGGCTGATCAATTCCGGTATAAAAAAAGAAAGGCTCAAACTGGCGGCGGTGTGCTACCATCTGAACCATAATATCAATTCCAAGAATTGGGTGGAAAGCAATGAACGCATCTACCACGAAACCCTGATCAGCAAAAGAAGAATGTCCGCAAATGGTCTGGCGCAGTGTTAA
- a CDS encoding ABC transporter ATP-binding protein has translation MKTYFRLLSFAKPIGKYAIPYIIFTLLAVLFSTLNLALLAPLLTVLFDNSHPVVVQKPEHLFDFMKMLNYYAYVIKTQGDIIQALKFVCGIILISVILGNLFRYLSERTMENLRINTLLNLRRTVFNNVMDLHLGYFSNERKGDIISKIASDVQVVQFSVTGTLQVIFKEPLTLLFYLVTLIVISPQLTLFSILVVPVGGIIIARIVKNLKKQARESHETYGMMISYLDESLNGMRIVKAFNASRYMKKHFDDENRRYSDIMRAMARRQQLASPVSETLGVAMVAGIVLYGGSQVLAGKSGLTAASFITYIAIFSQLMRPAKAISTSFSGIHSGIAAGERVLALIDEKPQIVDAPDAQAIHTFERDIRFDNVSFAYGDNEVLHNVSVTIPKGKTVALVGPSGGGKSTMMDLIPRFIVPSKGRVLIDGHDLENLQTDPVRTLMGVVNQESILFNDTIFNNIAFARPTATMAEVEAAARVANAHNFIMDTEHGYQTNIGDKGSKLSGGQRQRICIARAVLRNPPIMLLDEATSALDTESEKLVQDALNNLMKNRTSLIIAHRLSTIQTADLIIVLEHGRVVEQGTHQELVNQNGLYRKLIDMQTFAAN, from the coding sequence ATGAAGACATACTTTCGACTTTTATCTTTTGCCAAACCGATTGGAAAATACGCGATACCATATATCATCTTTACCCTGCTGGCAGTATTGTTCAGCACTCTGAACCTGGCGCTGCTGGCGCCTTTGCTCACGGTTCTATTTGATAACAGCCACCCCGTAGTGGTGCAGAAACCCGAGCATCTCTTTGATTTTATGAAGATGCTGAACTACTACGCCTATGTCATCAAGACACAGGGCGACATCATACAGGCTTTAAAGTTTGTATGCGGCATCATTCTCATATCAGTAATCCTGGGAAACCTGTTTCGTTACTTATCAGAACGTACGATGGAGAACCTTCGCATCAATACATTGCTGAACCTGCGCCGGACCGTTTTCAATAACGTCATGGACCTGCATTTGGGTTACTTCAGCAATGAGCGCAAAGGTGATATTATTTCCAAGATCGCATCAGACGTACAGGTGGTGCAGTTTTCCGTAACCGGCACCCTCCAGGTGATCTTCAAGGAGCCACTTACCCTCCTTTTCTACCTGGTGACGCTGATCGTGATCTCGCCCCAGCTTACGTTATTTTCCATCCTGGTAGTGCCTGTGGGCGGCATTATCATTGCCCGCATTGTAAAGAACCTGAAGAAGCAGGCCAGGGAATCGCACGAGACCTATGGCATGATGATCAGTTACCTGGATGAATCACTGAACGGTATGCGCATTGTAAAGGCCTTTAATGCCTCCCGGTATATGAAGAAGCACTTTGATGATGAGAACCGCCGCTATTCCGATATCATGCGCGCCATGGCCCGCCGCCAGCAGCTCGCCTCCCCGGTGTCTGAAACCCTGGGTGTGGCCATGGTGGCCGGTATAGTGCTCTATGGCGGCTCGCAGGTACTGGCCGGTAAGAGTGGCCTTACAGCTGCCTCTTTTATCACCTACATTGCCATTTTCTCCCAGCTGATGCGCCCCGCAAAGGCCATTTCCACTTCTTTCAGCGGCATCCACTCCGGCATAGCCGCCGGTGAGCGGGTACTGGCCCTCATCGATGAAAAACCGCAGATCGTGGATGCCCCCGATGCACAGGCCATCCATACCTTTGAGCGCGATATCCGTTTTGACAATGTAAGTTTTGCCTACGGCGATAACGAAGTACTGCACAATGTGAGCGTTACCATTCCCAAAGGCAAAACGGTAGCACTGGTAGGCCCTTCCGGTGGCGGTAAATCCACCATGATGGATCTCATCCCCCGCTTCATTGTACCCAGCAAAGGCCGTGTGCTGATAGATGGCCATGACCTGGAAAACCTGCAAACAGACCCCGTGCGCACGCTGATGGGCGTGGTGAACCAGGAGTCCATTTTGTTTAACGATACCATTTTCAATAATATCGCATTTGCCCGCCCCACCGCTACCATGGCGGAAGTGGAGGCAGCCGCCCGTGTGGCCAACGCCCACAACTTTATCATGGATACCGAGCACGGTTACCAGACCAACATTGGGGATAAGGGCTCCAAACTTTCCGGCGGCCAGCGGCAACGTATCTGTATTGCCCGCGCAGTGCTGCGCAATCCACCTATCATGCTGCTGGATGAAGCCACCTCCGCCCTCGATACAGAATCTGAAAAACTGGTGCAGGATGCGCTGAACAATTTGATGAAAAACCGCACCTCACTGATCATTGCGCACCGCCTTAGTACCATCCAGACCGCCGATCTTATCATTGTGCTGGAACACGGCCGGGTGGTAGAACAAGGCACCCACCAGGAACTGGTGAACCAAAACGGGCTTTATCGAAAACTGATAGACATGCAAACGTTTGCCGCTAATTGA
- a CDS encoding carboxymuconolactone decarboxylase family protein, with amino-acid sequence MSQRFAFNEIPQQLLSTMFNMSNYLQNAGLEPSLRELIKYRASQINHCAPCLDMHWKDAIANGETPQRLHSLIAWRDCPYYTDKERAALALTDALTNANQQEVGDDIYNELLKHFTKNDIANLALAVGEINVWNRLNKIFKTTPGNYKPGAYQAA; translated from the coding sequence ATGTCACAACGTTTTGCTTTCAACGAGATCCCCCAGCAACTGCTGTCTACTATGTTCAATATGAGCAACTACCTGCAGAACGCCGGCCTGGAACCCAGCCTGCGGGAGCTGATCAAATACCGCGCTTCCCAGATCAATCACTGTGCGCCCTGCCTGGATATGCACTGGAAAGATGCCATAGCGAATGGTGAAACACCCCAGCGCCTGCACAGCCTCATTGCCTGGCGCGATTGCCCTTACTACACGGACAAGGAAAGAGCAGCCCTGGCCCTCACAGACGCACTGACCAATGCGAATCAGCAGGAAGTAGGGGACGATATTTATAATGAGCTGCTGAAGCACTTTACCAAGAACGATATTGCCAACCTGGCCCTGGCAGTGGGAGAGATCAATGTCTGGAACCGCCTGAACAAGATATTTAAGACCACACCCGGGAATTACAAGCCCGGGGCCTACCAAGCCGCCTAA
- a CDS encoding sigma-70 family RNA polymerase sigma factor — MNDYQAALFPYAYNVLGSVEDAKDAVQEVYARYVSSPREGIADERNYLIKSVVNQAINMRAKRKTVPADSVWLPEPVATERADTNLNMQDIVSYSMLLLLEQLNPRERAVFILKEAFAYSHEEIAEVLSSTVENSRKLLSRAREKINPSAKITQAARPRPESAVLLENYIGAIRRGDTATLEQLLSRDITFFADSGGKVSLVRKICHGVAEVGPLMVYIYSKFQRNMEAVPSTFNHQPALLYYVNGRLVVCQVFTLSEDGSHITEICSLLDPDKIQSMQDL; from the coding sequence GTGAACGATTACCAGGCCGCTTTATTTCCATACGCCTATAATGTCCTCGGCTCTGTAGAAGACGCCAAGGATGCGGTACAGGAAGTATATGCACGTTACGTGAGCTCGCCCAGGGAGGGCATTGCAGATGAAAGGAACTACCTCATTAAAAGTGTAGTGAACCAGGCGATCAACATGCGGGCAAAACGTAAAACAGTGCCTGCAGATAGTGTATGGCTGCCGGAACCGGTGGCCACGGAGCGGGCCGATACCAACCTGAATATGCAGGACATCGTGTCTTACTCCATGCTCCTGTTACTGGAACAGCTCAATCCCAGGGAAAGAGCAGTGTTCATCCTCAAAGAAGCCTTTGCCTACAGCCACGAAGAAATAGCCGAAGTGCTTTCCAGTACAGTGGAAAATTCGCGCAAGTTGCTAAGCCGCGCCCGCGAAAAGATCAATCCTTCCGCCAAAATAACGCAGGCTGCCAGGCCACGCCCCGAAAGCGCCGTCCTGCTGGAAAACTACATAGGTGCCATCCGCAGGGGTGATACCGCCACACTGGAACAACTGCTGTCGCGCGATATTACCTTCTTCGCAGATAGTGGCGGCAAAGTATCCCTGGTGCGTAAGATCTGTCATGGTGTGGCAGAAGTGGGCCCGCTCATGGTGTACATCTACAGTAAGTTCCAGCGTAACATGGAAGCAGTGCCTTCCACCTTTAACCACCAGCCGGCCCTCCTGTATTATGTGAACGGGCGCCTGGTCGTGTGCCAGGTGTTCACCCTTTCTGAAGACGGCAGCCACATTACGGAGATCTGCAGCCTGCTGGACCCGGATAAAATTCAAAGTATGCAGGACCTGTAA